A section of the Ovis canadensis isolate MfBH-ARS-UI-01 breed Bighorn chromosome 1, ARS-UI_OviCan_v2, whole genome shotgun sequence genome encodes:
- the ORC1 gene encoding origin recognition complex subunit 1, which produces MAYCSARLRTRQTCSWVGRPLLDQKRHYQTYKEISVKREGYSTEIHIQVGQFVLIEGDDDENPYIAKVVELFEDASELYSKKRARVQWFIRFCEVPICKQHLLDRKPDTQEIFWYDNPTCDNNISVETIIGCVRVVALAPDEVMPIDLKNEKTFFVKLSWNKKKFKPLPPEVLAQLNKLQEDNHRYQKSMEAKTKSAESPSWTTTEHAVKRIESRHSTSKSRHTASHPVTPRARKRLELSSFPRTPNTRISQATSCASLDSPGRMKRKVAFSEIMSPSKRSLPDGSQTSSPALKAPEKTRDIQHSCTKDARKTSPDHGMILRTRVPALKATETSEERILTPTSRGRKSSVVPSVILKPEYIKRREGKEPEVRDEAPSTSRIRRKSSILTLNRIRQQLRFLGNSKSDQDDEEFLPAAEISDSDSEEEEASTTPLPRRTPNSMSRNLRSSMKSSLQTPSKTPKKTPQPRTPRDATPQIRSRNLPAQEPTNMLEEARLRLHVSAVPESLPCREQEFQDIYNFVESKLLDHTGGCMYISGVPGTGKTATVHEVVCCLQQAAQANEVPPFQYIEVNGMKLTEPHQVYVQILQKLTGKRATANHAAELLAKRFCTQASSQETTVVLVDELDLLWTQKQDVMYNLFDWPTHKGARLVVLTIANTMDLPERIMMNRVSSRLGLTRMCFQPYTHSQLQQILLSRLRHVKAFEDDAVQLAARKVAALSGDARRCLDICRRATEICEFSCQKPGCPGLVTTAHLLEAIDEMFSSSYITAIKNSSILEQSFLRAILAEFRRSGLEEATFQQVYIQHVALCRMEGLPYPTMSETMAVCSRLGACRLLLVEPSRNDVLLRVRLNISQDDVLYALKEE; this is translated from the exons ATGGCGTACTGTTCTGCAAGACTGAGGACCAGACAAACTTGTTCGTGGGTTGGCAGGCCATTGTTGGATCAAAAACGACACTACCAAACCTACAA AGAGATCAGTGTGAAAAGAGAAGGTTATTCGACTGAGATTCACATCCAAGTTGGACAGTTTGTGTTGATTGAGGGGGATGATGATGAAAATCCATACATTGCTAAAGTGGTTGAGTTGTTTGAAGATG CTTCTGAACTTTATTCCAAAAAACGTGCTCGAGTACAGTGGTTTATCCGATTCTGTGAAGTCCCTATCTGCAAACAGCACTTACTGGACCGGAAGCCTGACACACAAGAGATATTCTGGTATGACAACCCGACCTGTGACAACAACATCAGTGTTGAGACCATCATTGGCTGTGTGCGGGTAG TAGCTTTAGCCCCAGATGAAGTCATGCCTATAGATCTGAAAAATGAGAAGACATTCTTTGTGAAACTATCTTGgaataagaaaaaattcaaaccacTACCTCCAGAAGTACTTGCTCAGTTGAATAAGCTTCAAGAAGACAATCATAGATACCAGAAGTCCATGGAAGCCAAAACTAAGAGTGCAGAAAGCCCTTCTTGGACCACAACAGAACATGCAGTCAAAAGGATCGAGTCAAGGCATTCCACTTCCAAATCTCGTCACACTGCTTCCCATCCTGTCACCCCAAGGGCGAGGAAGAGGCTGGAGCTCAGCA GTTTCCCTAGGACTCCTAACacaaggatttcccaggcaacttCGTGTGCCTCATTGGATTCTCCTGGAAGAATGAAACGGAAAGTGGCCTTCTCTGAGATCATGTCACCTTCAAAGAGGTCTCTGCCTGATGGTTCTCAGACCTCATCTCCAGCTCTGAAAGCCCCAGAGAAAACTAGAGACATTCAACACTCCTGTACCAAAGATGCCAGGAAGACTTCACCTGATCATGGCATGATCCTGAGAACTCGAGTCCCAGCTTTGAAAGCAACAGAGACTAGTGAAGAAAGAATACTTACTCCTACCAGCAGGGGACGGAAATCCTCAGTGGTGCCTTCTGTGATTCTGAAACCAGAATACATCAAAAGAAG GGAGGGTAAAGAACCAGAAGTTCGGGATGAAGCTCCCTCTACTTCCCGTATACGCAGGAAGAGTTCTATCTTGACTTTGAATCGGATTAGGCAGCAGCTTAG GTTTTTAGGTAACAGTAAAAGTGACCAAGATGATGAAGAGTTTCTGCCAGCAGCCGAGATTTCAGACTCTGACAGTGAGGAGGAAGAGGCTTCCACAACCCCGCTTCCAAGGAGAACACCCAACAGTATGTCCAGGAACCTACGCTCTTCCATGAAGTCATCCTTACAGACCCCCTCCAAGACACCAAAGAAAACT CCTCAGCCCAGAACACCACGTGATGCCACTCCCCAGATCCGCAGCCGAAACCTGCCTGCCCAGGAGCCCACCAACATGCTGGAGGAGGCCCGGCTAAG GCTGCATGTTTCTGCTGTACCCGAGTCTCTTCCCTGTCGGGAACAGGAATTCCAAGACATTTACAACTTTGTGGAAAGCAAACTCCTTGACCACACTGGAGG GTGCATGTACATCTCCGGGGTCCCTGGGACAGGGAAGACTGCCACTGTACACGAGGTGGTATGTTGCCTGCAGCAGGCGGCCCAAGCCAATGAAGTTCCTCCCTTTCAATACATTGAGGTCAATGGCATGAAGCTGACAGAACCCCACCAAGTCTACGTGCAAATCTTGCAG AAGCTGACAGGTAAAAGGGCAACAGCTAACCACGCAGCAGAACTGCTTGCTAAGCGATTCTGCACTCAAGCGTCCTCTCAGGAGACCACCGTGGTGCTTGTGGATGAG CTTGACCTCCTGTGGACCCAGAAACAAGACGTGATGTACAATCTCTTTGACTGGCCCACTCACAAGGGGGCCCGCCTTGTGGTCCTGACCATTGCTAACACCATGGACCTGCCAGAGCGCATCATGATGAACCGGGTGTCCAGCCGACTG GGTCTAACCAGGATGTGCTTCCAGCCCTATACTCACAGCCAGCTGCAGCAGATCCTCCTGTCCCGACTCAGACACGTAAAGGCTTTTGAGGATGATGCCGTCCAGCTGGCAGCCAGGAAG GTAGCAGCCCTCTCTGGAGACGCACGACGCTGCCTGGACATTTGTAGGCGTGCCACAGAGATCTGTGAGTTCTCCTGCCAGAAGCCCGGCTGCCCTGGCCTGGTGACTACCGCCCATTTACTAGAAGCCATAGATGAGATGTTTTCATCATCATATATCACTGCCATCAA aaattccTCCATTCTGGAACAGAGCTTCCTGAGAGCGATCCTTGCAGAGTTCCGTCGATCAGGACTGGAGGAAGCAACATTTCAACAG gTATACATCCAACACGTGGCGCTGTGCAGGATGGAGGGCCTCCCGTACCCCACCATGTCGGAGACGATGGCAGTGTGCTCTCGCCTGGGTGCCTGCCGTCTCCTCCTCGTGGAGCCTAGTAGGAATGACGTGCTCCTTCGGGTGCGGCTCAACATCAGCCAGGATGATGTGCTGTATGCTCTGAAAGAGGAGTGA